A single Vulpes vulpes isolate BD-2025 chromosome 16, VulVul3, whole genome shotgun sequence DNA region contains:
- the CRELD2 gene encoding protein disulfide isomerase CRELD2: MGTEWGRPANSGARAAGGRDPSRRRQVAPGTAGSAERWAAGSRWTWALLRPRPAQRCPLRPAMRPPAPAPAPAPAPAALGLLLLLLLPPPPPGAAAKKATPCKRCRELVDKFNQGMADTAKKNFGGGNTAWEEKTLSKYEFSEVRLLEITEGLCASSDFECHSLLEEHEDHLEAWWLRLKKEYPDLFEWFCVKTLKVCCSPGTYGPHCLACQGGSERPCSGNGRCSGDGSRQGNGSCQCHPGYQGPTCTDCMDGYFSSLRNETHSICTACDESCKECTGPTNRDCSQCAAGWVQEDAACVDVDECAADTPPCGDQQYCENTNGSFVCKECDATCVGCTGKGPGSCKECISGYSREGGQCTDVDECAGVESVCMRHNENCYNTPGSYVCVCPDGFEETEDACVPMQTPGIELTAGPTQPLPPREDL; this comes from the exons ATGGGGACGGAGTGGGGGCGCCCGGCCAATAGCGGCGCGAGGGCGGCCGGTGGGCGGGACCCCTCCCGGCGCCGTCAAGTAGCCCCGGGAACGGCCGGCTCCGCGGAGCGCTGGGCGGCGGGTTCCCGCTGGACTTGGGCCCTCCTGCGGCCGCGTCCTGCGCAGCGCTGCCCGCTTCGGCCCGCCAtgcgccccccggccccggccccggccccggccccggccccggccgcgctggggctgctgctgctgctgctgctgccgccgccgccgcccggtgCGGCCGCCAAGAAGGCGACGCCCTGCAAGCGCTGCCGGGAGCTGGTGGACAAGTTCAACCAG GGAATGGCGGACACCGCGAAGAAGAACTTCGGTGGTGGGAACACAGCTTGGGAGGAAAAGACGCTGTCCAAGTACGAGTTCAG TGAGGTCCGCCTGCTGGAGATCACGGAGGGCCTGTGTGCCAGCAGTGACTTCGAGTGCCACAGCCTGCTGGAGGAGCACGAGGACCACCTGGAGGCCTGGTGGCTGCGGCT GAAGAAGGAGTATCCCGATTTATTTGAGTGGTTTTGTGTGAAAACGCTGAAAGTTTGCTGTTCCCCAGGAACATATGGGCCACACTGCCTCG CGTGCCAGGGCGGCTCCGAGAGGCCGTGCAGTGGGAATGGGCGGTGCAGCGGGGACGGCAGCCGGCAGGGGAACGGGTCCTGCCAGTGCCACCCTGGCTACCAGGGGCCCACGTGCACCGACTGCATGGATGGCTACTTCAGCTCGCTGAGGAACGAGACACATAGCATCTGCACAG CCTGTGACGAGTCGTGTAAGGAGTGCACGGGCCCAACCAACAGGGACTGCAGCCAGTGTGCCGCGGGCTGGGTGCAGGAGGACGCCGCCTGCGTGG ATGTGGACGAGTGTGCGGCAGACACACCGCCCTGCGGCGACCAGCAGTACTGCGAGAACACCAACGGCTCGTTCGTGTGCAAAG AATGTGATGCTACATGTGTGGGCTGCACGGGGAAGGGTCCCGGGAGCTGTAAAGAGTGCATTTCCGGCTACAGCAGGGAAGGTGGCCAGTGCACAG ACGTGGACGAGTGCGCGGGCGTGGAGAGTGTGTGCATGCGCCACAACGAGAACTGCTACAACACTCCCGGGAGCTACGTGTGCGTGTGTCCCGATGGCTTCGAAGAGACAGAGGACGCATGTGTGCCCATGCAGACCCCAGGCATCG AGCTCACGGCAGGCCCCACGCAGCCGCTGCCCCCACGGGAGGACTTGTGA